The sequence ATTGTGCGCGGAGGACATATAAAAGCTATCGTTCAAGGTGAAGAACGCTATTTTGAACTTGCTCAAGCACATATCGAAGATGATGCCGGTATGTTAAAACATTTCGGAGAATTCGCTGGAGTAGATTATAACCGCGCTGGTGTACCTCTAATAGAGATCGTTTCTAAGCCGTGCATGTTTTGTGCTGATGATGCTGTTGCTTATGCCACAGCTCTGGTGTCTTTATTAGACTACATCGGCATTTCTGACTGTAATATGGAAGAAGGTTCGGTACGTTTCGATGTAAACATATCCGTACGTCCGAAAGGTAGCGAAGAACTACGCAATAAAGTAGAGATTAAAAACATGAACTCCTTTGCTTTTATGGCGCAAGCTTTAGAAGCAGAGCGTTGTCGTCAGATTGATGCGTATTTAGAAAATCCAAATAAAGACCCCAAAACTGTTATTCCGGGAGCGACATACCGTTGGGATCCCGAAAAGAAAAAAACAGTGTTGATGCGTCTTAAGGAGCGGGCTGAAGATTACAAATATTTCATAGAGCCTGATCTCCCCGTATTGCAATTAACAGAAGCTTATATTGACGAAGTCCGTAATACGCTTCCTGAGCTTCCTTTCAACAAATACCAAAGGTATTTGCACGAATACGCTCTTGCCGAAGACATCGCGGCAATTTTAATTAGTGATAAGCATATTGCTAACTTCTTTGAATTAGCTGCTCGAGAATGTAAAAACTACAGAGCCCTTTCTAATTGGTTAACTGTTGAGTTTGCCGGACGTTGTAAACTCAAAGGTAAGCATCTCGCTTTCTCAGGTATCCTACCCAGTAGTGTAGCTCAGCTTGTTAATTTTATTGATAAGGGAGTGATTACAGGAAAGATCGCTAAGGATATCGCAGACATGATGATGGAATCTCCTGAAAAGAGTCCTGAAACTATCCTTAAAGAACATCCTGAAATGTTGCCAATGACAGACGAAAGTGCGTTAGTTGCAATCATTTCCGAGGTGGTTACTGCGAATCCGCAGTCTGTTATAGACTATAAAAGTGGTAAGACCAAGGCTTTAGGATTTTTAGTTGGGCAAATTATGAAGCATACCCAGGGCAAGGCACCTCCAAATAGGGTGAATGAGCTTTTACTTGCGGAATTAAGTAAATAATAATTGAAAAAACTCATGGTTTTTCTTATGCTATTGGGTATCTAAGGGAACGGAGGCTCTTTTGAAGTTAAAAACTTCAAAAGAGCTCTTTTATTTTGTCTGAAAAGAGATCCAAAAAACTTAGTTTTTCTTCTTTCTTTTTTTCCTAGTTTGTTTGTTTTCTAGTTCTGAGCCTTCCGCATCAGAAGATTCGTCATCGTTATGACTCGAATCTCGACTGTGTTGTTCTTCGTCTCTATTACGCGATCTTGTTGAGGATACCGATTCTACGCGACTTACCCTCCGCGGTGTGGAGGTAAGAGGCCCGGGAAGCACAGGCTCCCCAGTCATAGCCTGACCTAAAGGCACATTCTGTGCAGCAGATGATAATCCCTCTAGAGGTAATGAGGGAGCTTGGTAGTTATAGGAAAAGGGATTGTATGCATCATGAAGGAAGGAAAAATCCCGCTGTAAAAATGTGGAGTTCTCTCCATTTTCTAAGGATATAGAGTCGGAATCGGATTCTGAGACTTCTAAGTGATTTCTAGGTGAATGATAAAGCACTCCTTGGGAGGTTTGGCTGATATGTCTATGCCGTGTATGCATACGATTTTCTTGATCTGCATGCTCACGTCGAGCTTCGGCAGCAAAATCGCGTCTTCTTTCATGAGAAACACGTCTTGCGTCTCTTTCATAAGGTACATTTGGCGCTATAGACTGTTCAGAAATATCAATAACCTTTTGCTGAGCCTTGATTAAAGCTTGAGTTTTAAAGTGTTGGAATGTGACCTTGCTCAATGATACTAAAGCCAAACCTATGGTCATAAAGCCCATAAGGAATTGAG is a genomic window of Chlamydia psittaci 6BC containing:
- the gatB gene encoding Asp-tRNA(Asn)/Glu-tRNA(Gln) amidotransferase subunit GatB gives rise to the protein MSDVYADWESVIGLEVHVELNTESKLFSCARNRFGDEPNTNISPVCTGMPGSLPVLNKEAVRKAVLFGCAVEGEVALLSRFDRKSYLYPDSPRNFQITQFEHPIVRGGHIKAIVQGEERYFELAQAHIEDDAGMLKHFGEFAGVDYNRAGVPLIEIVSKPCMFCADDAVAYATALVSLLDYIGISDCNMEEGSVRFDVNISVRPKGSEELRNKVEIKNMNSFAFMAQALEAERCRQIDAYLENPNKDPKTVIPGATYRWDPEKKKTVLMRLKERAEDYKYFIEPDLPVLQLTEAYIDEVRNTLPELPFNKYQRYLHEYALAEDIAAILISDKHIANFFELAARECKNYRALSNWLTVEFAGRCKLKGKHLAFSGILPSSVAQLVNFIDKGVITGKIAKDIADMMMESPEKSPETILKEHPEMLPMTDESALVAIISEVVTANPQSVIDYKSGKTKALGFLVGQIMKHTQGKAPPNRVNELLLAELSK
- a CDS encoding IncV family inclusion membrane protein; its protein translation is MGNPLDPLGQSHQPIPRNPVPAPHTGLGKRIGATSVGFFGRLLSLPDRNPKMRYVFDIGIIAIAVISIIGILVASQGQGLLLFGLIPGFIFGALGLTMLVSDIADTPKSQKIADTITAVLLPFILLGIASALIASAYFTAGGSTLILANPQFLMGFMTIGLALVSLSKVTFQHFKTQALIKAQQKVIDISEQSIAPNVPYERDARRVSHERRRDFAAEARREHADQENRMHTRHRHISQTSQGVLYHSPRNHLEVSESDSDSISLENGENSTFLQRDFSFLHDAYNPFSYNYQAPSLPLEGLSSAAQNVPLGQAMTGEPVLPGPLTSTPRRVSRVESVSSTRSRNRDEEQHSRDSSHNDDESSDAEGSELENKQTRKKRKKKN